The nucleotide sequence AGAGGCCGACGGGCGCGCGGACCTCTACGCCATGGGATCGCGGCTGCAGCTCGACCTGGAGGACTTGCTCCCCATCGTGGACGCGGCAGAACTCCTCAATCTCTGCCGGGTGAGCGCCGGGGACGTGGAACTCACGCCCACCGGGCTCGCCTACGCCCAGGCGTCGGTCACCCGCCGCAAGGAGCTCTTTCGCCAGCAGGTGCTCGCCTGCGTGCCAGAGCTCGAGCGGATGCTGGCCGTACTGCGTTCCAAGGCCAACCACCGGATGCCCCGGGAGTTCTTCCTCGACATCCTGGAGCGCCGTTACGGGACGGCCGAAGCGCACCGCCAGCTCGAGACGCTCATCGACTGGGGCCGCTACGCCGAGCTGTTCGCTTACGACGAGGCGTCGCAGACGGTCTTCCTCGAGAGCTGAGCCACGGGCTGGCGCCGCCGTACGGGCCGGACGGGCACAACGGCCGCAAGGGGCAGTCGTCGCAGTGGGGCCGCCGCGCGACGCAGATCCGGCGGCCGAAGTAGATGAGGCGCAACGGCAGGGTGGCCCACCGGTCCCGGGGGACGATCTGCATCAGATCGCGCTCGACGGCGGCCGGGTCCGGCGACGTGGAGAGTCCCAGCCTCCGGGCCAGCCGCAGCACGTGGGTATCCACCACGATCCCCATGCCGGCGCGTTCCGGCTCCCACCCGGGCCACTTTTCCAGAGCGGCGGCCGAGAGCAGGACGTTGGCCGTCTTGCGGCCCACCCCGGGCAGCGTGAGAAGCTCGTCCATCGTGCGCGGGACCTCTCCACCGAAGCGAGCCAGGATCAACCGCGCCGCCTCCTGGATCATGCGCGCCTTCTGGCGGAAAAAGCCCGTAGGATGGATGATCGCCTCGAGGCGGCCCCGATCGGCGCCGGCCAGAGCTGCTGCGTCGGGATACGCCTCCCACAACAGGGGGCTCACCCGGTTGACGGTGGCGTCGGTGCACTGGGCCGACAGGATGGTCGCCATCAGCAGCTGGAGGGGGGAGCCGTGGCGCAGGGGGATCCGGACCTCCGGCCACCAGCGCTCGAGTTGCTGGACGATGGCGAGGGCGCGCTCCCGGCGTTGCTCGTCGCTTTCGGCGACGGGGTCCGGAGCGGGCGAGAAGGGGGATGGGGAGCTGAGCTCGTTCACGCTGCCGGTCATCCTTCCCGGTGAAGGACAGATGTCCAGGACAAATGACAGGATCGGCGCCCGCGGCCTCGAACCCTCTCTTGCCGGGACCTTCTTGTAAACGGTCTATCCCGGCGACCAGGAGGGGCTGGGTGGTCGTGAGGATGCCGATCCCGCCCGACGTTGCCGCCCTCGTCTCCACGCTGGGATGGTGGATGGCGCTGGCGTCGGGTCTGGCGCTCGTGGCCGGCGAGTTTCGCCCGTTGCTCGCGGCGGCGCGCCGCTCCCTCGTGGCCGCAGGCGCGTGGCGAAGCGGCACGGCGGGCATGGCGAGCCGCTCCCGCCGGCGCCTCATTGCCCTGGGAGTGACGGCAGCCGGTGTGGCGGCCCTGTGGGCTCTGCTGCTGACGGTCTCCAGCCCCGCGGCTGCGGGTCCTGCGGCGCTCCTGCGATGAGGGCTCATCCTCCGCCGGCCCGGGGGACCGGCCCGGCGACGGCCGGAGCCCCCTCGAGGTAAGCGGCGATGGCCTCGGCGGCCACCCGCCCTGCTGCAACTGCGTGGACCACGGTATTGGCGCCGGTGACGCAGTCGCCTCCGGCCCACACGGGGAGGCGGGAGGTGAGGCCGTGGGGGTCTTTGACCACGATCCGGCCGCCGCGCCCCGTCTCCAGGCCGGGAGTCTTGTCGCCCAGGGTCCGCTCCACCCGGTATCCTACCGCCAGGATGGCCAGATCCGCAGGTACGAGGTACTCGGATCCCGGGATGGGCTCCGGCGACGGCCGTCCCGAGGCGTCCGGCTCACCCAGCCGCATCCGGGCCATCTCGATCGCCCGGAGCCGCCCGCCGTCCCCGACGAAGCGGGAGGGCGCCACCAGGAACTCGAACCGGACCCCTTCTTCCTCCGCCAGAGCCATCTCCACCGGGCGCGAGGGGCTGTGCTCCCGGGCCCTGCGGTAGTAGACGGCGACGTCGCTCGCCCCGAGGCGGCGGGCCGTGCGGGCGGCGTCCATGGCCGTGTTGCCGGCGCCTACCACGATGACCCGCTTGCCCACCAGGTCGTGACCTGACGCAGGAGCGGCCCCCCCGATCTGGCGCCGGGCCACGGCCATGAGGAAGTCCTTGGCGCTCACCACGCCCTCCAGATCCTCGCCCGGCACCCCGAGCCGCACGGCCTCGTTGGCGCCGATACCGAGGAAGACCGCCCGGTAGCCCATGGGTCCCAGCAGCTCGTCGACCAGCACGTCCTCCCCCACCGTGACGTCCTGGACGAACCGGATCCCCAGCCCCTCCAGGCGCCGGATCTCGGCCGCCACCGTGCTCTTGGGCAGCACGAACTCCGGGATGCCGTAGCTCATCACGCCTCCGGGCACTACCCAGGCGTCGAGGACCGTGACCCGCCATCCCTTGCGAGCGAGCACGCTCGCGCACGAGAGCCCTGCCGGGCCTGCCCCCACCACGGCCACGTCGCCGGGCGGGACCGCGTGGCGGCCGGAGGGCCAGGGGCCGCGCAGGGAAGGAGGCTGGTCGAACCTGGCGGCGAGCGCCTTCTCCGCCAGGTAGCGCTCGATGGCGCCAATGGCCACGGGCTCGCCCTTGCGCCCGAGAGGGCAGGCTCCCTCGCACTGGTTCTCCCAGGCGCAGACGCGGCCCGTGCACGACGGGAGGGCGTTGTGCTCCCAGAGCATCTCCGCCGCCTCGATCGGCCTGCCTTCGGCCACCATGGCGAGGAACGCCTTGATGGGGTTGTGGTTGGGACATGCCTGCTCGCACGCCGGTTTGTAGCACTGCAGGCATCGTTGCGCCTCCAGCACGGCCTGATCGTCCGTGTACGTGAGGGCCACCTCGGAGAAGTCCTGGACGCGTTCGCCTGCGTCTCGATGAGGGATGGGCACCCGCACGTACTGCGGGCGGCGGACCTGCGTCACGACGAAGCCTCCCCCCGGTCGAATCCCGGCCTTCCACTTTCCACACCAAGAATAGCGACCCTTCTCATCACCTTGCGAGGGCCCCCGGTACCGGCCCGCTCGGGACAATTGTCCCAGGCATCGGGGCGTGCACGGATGGCGCGGCTAGGGTCTGCCACGTAGGAACGTCCCTGTGAAGACCGGGCAAACGACCGTTTCCCCTGTTTCCCCCGTTCGACACAATGGAGTCGCACGAAGCAATCCAACGCCGCCGCCCCGGCGGCGAGCGTACCGAGCAACGAGCGACGGGGGGCAGGAAGAGGATGAAGACCCTAGGCCGAGTGGTGTTCGGTCTGCTCCGGATATGGCTCGGCTACCAGTGGCTGGAAGCCGGGCTCGAGAAGCTATCCAACCCCGCGTGGGTCGGCGACAAGGCGGGGGTAGCCATCACCGGGTTCTTCAACGGGGCGATCGCCAAGGCGACGGGCGATCACCCGGCCGTGCAGGGGTGGTATGCAGCGTTCCTGAAGAACGTAGCCCTGCCGCATGCGACGTTCTTCAGCTATCTCGTGCCCATCGGCGAGTTCCTCGTGGGCATGGCCTTGATCTTCGGCGTGCTGACCGGATTTGCGGCGCTGGTGGGCGCCTTCATGAACCTCAACTTCATGCTCGCCGGCTCGACCAGCACCAACCCTATCCTGTACACGGTGGCCATCATCGTGGCGCTGGCAGGCGCTCGAGCGAGCTACTTCGGTCTCGACTACTACGTGATGCCGATCGTTCGCCGGCTGCTCGACCGGGTGCGGGGCAAAGAGGCCCGGGTGGGCGCAACGGCCTGACCGCAAGGAAGAGCGGCTGTCAGCCCGAGCCGGGCTCACGGGGAAGAGGGCGGGGAGCAGCGAGGCTCCCCGCCCTCTCTTGCCGCGCGCAAAAGGAGAAAATACATTGACAACGAGTCCTATGTTGACATAGTATCTCCGAGGAACGGGTATTAATAAATAGCGGCGGGGGTTGCCGGTGCGAGCCGAAGTGGAAGCTTTCCAACGGATGCTGTCGAGCAACGGGTTGCGCGTGACGCCGCAGCGCCTCAGCATCTACGAATACCTGTTGAGCACCCGCAGCCACCCGACGGCCGACGAGATCTACCAGGCGCTGCGCAGCCGGTTTCCCATGATGAGCCAGGCCACGGTCTACAAGACGCTGGAGCTGCTCGTCGAGCTCGGGCTCGTCTGCGAGTTGGGGTTCGGGGACGAGCCCAACCGGTACGACGGCAACCCGAAGGCCCACATCAACATCCGGTGTACTCGTTGCCATCGTATCTATGACCTGGAGGAACCCGAACTGGACCGCCTGGCCCGCACGGTGCAGGAGCGTTCCGGCTTCCGCCTGAGCGGCCAGCGTCATGAGTTTTACGGCGTCTGTCCCGATTGCCAGCGACAGAGGTGATGACCCGGTGTCCGTATCGTCGACGGGTACGCTTCCCGCAGCCTCCAACGTCGATCCACCCGCCCGGCCCCTGAAGCGTCGCTCTGAAGCCGGCGGCGCCGCTGCCGCTCCCCGCGCCGGCACTCGCCCCCGGACGAGCGGGCGCACGCGTGGTGCCTCGGACCGGGAGAGTTCGGTCAACCTGCTCCACACGTACCTGAAAGAGATTGGGAAGGTACCGCTGCTGACGCGAGAGCAGGAGGTCGAACTGGCCCAGCGCGCCGAGAAGGGCGACGTGCGAGCCAAGGCCCGGCTGATCGAGGCCAACTTGCGTCTGGTCGTCAACGTTGCCATGCGCTTCGTGGATCGGGGCGTGCCGGTACTCGACCTCGTCCAGGAAGGCAACATCGGCCTCATGCGCGCGGTCGAGAAGTACGACTGGCGCAAGGGGTACCGGTTCAGCACGTACGCCACCTGGTGGATCGTGCAGGCGGTGCGGCGCAGCATCACCGACCAGGCCCGGACGATCCGCTTGCCGGCGCACATGGTCGAGACCATCGGGAAGGTCAACACGACGGCCACCCGGTTGGGCCACGAGCTCGGCCGCGATGCGAGCCCCCAGGAGGTGGCCGCGCAACTGGGAGTCGACGTCGCTCGCGTCGAGGATGCCCTGAGGGTCTCCCAGGAACTGGTCTCCCTGGAGAACCCGGTCGGGGACGACGGCATGCGGGTGGCCGACTTCGTCGGCGACGACCAGACACCCCAGCCCGACGAACAGGCGGCTCGCAGCCTGCTCAAGGATCAGATCCGGGAAGTCATGCGACAGCTCTCGCCCACGGAGCAGACCGTGCTCACGCTCCGGTACGGGCTCGACGACGGCCGCCCCCGCACCCTCGAGGAGATCGGCCGCCGGCTGGGCGTGACCCGGGAGCGGATCCGCCAGATCCAGGAGCGGGCCCTTGCCCACCTGCGAGAGCCCGCGAGGGTGGCCGCGCTCGACGTCTACCTCTCGTGACCGCGGCCGGCCGGGGCCGTCCCCCGGCGGCAGGTGGACGCCGGGCCTGCGTCCAATGCCCCTCGCGCCATGGCGTTGCCCGCGGTACCCCTCATCGCCCTGCTGACCGACTTCGGCGAAGGCGAATACGCCGGCGTCGTCAAGGCGGTGATGGCGAGCCTCTGGCCCCAGGCTCGCTTCATCGACCTGTGCCATACCGTGCGCCCTCACGACGTCCGCGAAGGAGCGTGGCTGCTCCGGACGACCTACCGGTATTTCCCGGATGGCACGCTTTTCCTGGCGGTGGTCGACCCGGGCGTAGGCACGGCACGCCCTGCCATTGCCGTGGAAAGCCGGCGCTACCGGTGGGTCGGCCCGGACAACGGGCTGCTTTACCCCGCGGTGGAGGATGACGGGGCGGTTCGTGTCGTACAACTTCGTGTACCGGTCGAGGCATCCAGCACCTTCCACGGACGCGACGTCTTCGCTCCGGTGGCCGCGCGGTGGGCCGCGGGTACGCCGATCGAGCAGCTGGGCTCCGTGCGGGCGTCCCCCCGCCTGGTTCCCTTGCAGTTCTACCGAGAAGGGTCGTGCGGCGAGATCGTCCGCGTGGACCGGTTCGGCAACCTGGTGACGCCGCTCGAGCCTCCCCCGGGCCTGTCGCCGCCGGGCCGGGCCGTCGTGACGCTGCTCTCGAAGCGCCGGGCCTTCGTGGCCGCCTCGCCGCCCATCGAGGCCCGCTGGGTCGGCACGTACGGCGACGCCGCTCCGGGTCAATGGGTGGTGCTGGTGGGTTCCTCGGGGACCCTGGAGGTGGCCCGGGTCCAGGCGTCAGCTGCGGCCATGCTGGACGCCGAGGCCGGGGATCGCCTGTGCATCCGGCTGGCGCCGGAGACGCGCACCTGAGGGGGTAGGGCGACACGATGGAGACGGACCGGCTCGTGGCAGTCATCATGGCGGGCGGCCGGGGGGAGCGCTTCTGGCCTTTGTCCCGGCGCGCACGGCCCAAGCAGCTCCTCAATCTCGACGGCTCGCGCAGCCTCATCCAGCAGGCGGTGGAGCGGGTACTGCCCTTGACCGGCCCCGAGAGGGTGCTGGTGGTGACGGGCCGGGAGTATGCCGATTCCATCCGCGAGCAGCTTCCCGAGTTGCCGGCCTCGAGCATCCTGGTGGAGCCGGCCGGCAAGAACACGGCGGCGTGCATCGGGCTGGCGGCGGTCCACTTGAGCCGGGTGCCGGGCCCGTGGGGGCCCGATCCCATCATGCTGGTCCTGCCGGCCGACCATGTCGTCCGGGACGGGGAGGCATTCCGGCGCGTCGTCCGCGCGGCCGCCGCGGCGGCTCTCCGGCATCCCCTGGTGACCCTGGGCATCTGGCCCACCCGCCCGGAGACCGGGTACGGGTACATCGAGCTCGGAGAGCGCGCCGCCGTCGCGCAGGGGTACGACGTGTACCGGGTCCAGCGCTTCGTGGAAAAGCCGGACCGGGTGCTGGCCCGGCGCTACGTGACCGACGGGCGCCACCTGTGGAACAGCGGGATGTTCGTCTGGCGGACCGGCGCCATCCGGGAAGCGATCGCCACCTACATGCCGGCGCTGCACGAGGGGCTGGAACGCATCGCGGCCGCCTGGGGCGGGCCGGACCACGCACGGACGGCCGCCGACGTGTACGCGAGGCTCGACTCCGTGTCGATCGATTACGGGGTGCTGGAGCGGGCCAGAGAGATCGCGGTGATTCCGGCAGACTTTGGATGGGACGACGCCGGCAGCTGGCCTGCACTCGAGAGGCTCTTCTCTCCTGACGAAGACGGCAACGTCGTACAGGGCGGCCACCACGTGGGGATCGACACCAGCCAGTGCATCGTATTCGTCAACGGCGAGCCTTCCAGGTCGACCGACCCGGCCAGGACGGGGCGGCGCCCAAGACTGGTAGCGACTCTCGGCGTGCGCGACCTGGTCATCGTGGAGACTGAAGACGTGACGCTGGTATGTGCCAAGGACCGCGCACAGGATATCAAGCACCTCCTGGCGGCCCTGCGAGCGGGAGAGCAGGAGGCCTACCTCTGACAGGCCGGTCCGTGGGCTCACGCCGGTATCGCCGCCTTGAGTCCCGATACCCGTCATGGCACAATAATGGGTGCGCCGTGGAAGGGCATCCTGGGTACCTATACCCGGCTGGGTATACCCGCGAGTCCACCTGGCATGGTGCTGCTTGCGGAGGCGTATGTCTTGTCCGTGCCGGTTTGGGGGGGCATCGTGGGCACAGCCATGCAAGCACGACCGATTCGTTTCGGGACGGACGGCTGGCGGGAGGTCATCGCCGACGGCTACACGTTCGAGCGGGTCAGGATAGTCGCCGCGGCCATCGCCCGGTACCTTCGAGAGACGGGTACCGCGGCACGAGGGGTAGCGGTGGGTTACGACGCCCGGTTCCTCTCGGATCGATTCGCCCGGGCCGTGGCCGAGGTCCTGGCGGGAGCGGGGATCCCCGTCTGGCTTTCGACCCGGCAAGTGCCCACGCCGGCTCTGGCCGTTGCCGTCGTGCAGCGCCACCTCGGCGGCGGCGTGATGATCACGGCCAGCCACAACCCGCCCGAATTCAACGGGGTCAAGTTCAAGCCGCCTTACGGGGGGTCCGCCACGGAGGCCATCACGCGCCCGGTGGAAGCGTGGGCCAACGAGATGCTGGTGTCGGGGCAGGGTGTCGAGCGGCTGGCGCTGGACCGGGCGATCGAGCAGGGGCTCGTGCGGCCGTTCGATCCGGTGGAGCCCTACCTTGAGCGCATCTTGACGCTGGTGGACACCCAGGCCATCGCCCGGGCCGGCCTGGCGGTGGTGACCGACCCCATGCATGGCGCGGCCCGCGGGGTACTGGCGCAGGCCTTGAGGCGGGCCGGATGCCGGACGGTACATGCCATCCGGGAGGAGGCCAACCCGGGCTTCGGCGGGGTCAACCCCGAGCCCATCGAAGCCAACCTCGAAGCACTGCAGCAGAGCGTGCGCGCGCTGGGATCCGGTGTACACGCCGGGTTCGCGGTCGACGGTGACGGCGACCGGATCGGCATGGTCGACGAGACGGGGCGGTTCGTCAACGCCCACCAGATCTTCGCGTTGCTCTTGATGCACCTCGTAGAGCACAGGGGCTTGCGCGGAGAGGTCGTCAAGACCGTCTCGACCACGTCGATGGTGGACCAGCTGGCATCCCGGTACGGTTTGCCCCTGGTGGAGACCCCGGTGGGGTTCAAGTACGTCTGTGCCCGCATGCTCG is from Limnochorda sp. L945t and encodes:
- a CDS encoding DoxX family protein translates to MKTLGRVVFGLLRIWLGYQWLEAGLEKLSNPAWVGDKAGVAITGFFNGAIAKATGDHPAVQGWYAAFLKNVALPHATFFSYLVPIGEFLVGMALIFGVLTGFAALVGAFMNLNFMLAGSTSTNPILYTVAIIVALAGARASYFGLDYYVMPIVRRLLDRVRGKEARVGATA
- a CDS encoding SAM hydrolase/SAM-dependent halogenase family protein — protein: MALPAVPLIALLTDFGEGEYAGVVKAVMASLWPQARFIDLCHTVRPHDVREGAWLLRTTYRYFPDGTLFLAVVDPGVGTARPAIAVESRRYRWVGPDNGLLYPAVEDDGAVRVVQLRVPVEASSTFHGRDVFAPVAARWAAGTPIEQLGSVRASPRLVPLQFYREGSCGEIVRVDRFGNLVTPLEPPPGLSPPGRAVVTLLSKRRAFVAASPPIEARWVGTYGDAAPGQWVVLVGSSGTLEVARVQASAAAMLDAEAGDRLCIRLAPETRT
- a CDS encoding NAD(P)-dependent oxidoreductase, with amino-acid sequence MTQVRRPQYVRVPIPHRDAGERVQDFSEVALTYTDDQAVLEAQRCLQCYKPACEQACPNHNPIKAFLAMVAEGRPIEAAEMLWEHNALPSCTGRVCAWENQCEGACPLGRKGEPVAIGAIERYLAEKALAARFDQPPSLRGPWPSGRHAVPPGDVAVVGAGPAGLSCASVLARKGWRVTVLDAWVVPGGVMSYGIPEFVLPKSTVAAEIRRLEGLGIRFVQDVTVGEDVLVDELLGPMGYRAVFLGIGANEAVRLGVPGEDLEGVVSAKDFLMAVARRQIGGAAPASGHDLVGKRVIVVGAGNTAMDAARTARRLGASDVAVYYRRAREHSPSRPVEMALAEEEGVRFEFLVAPSRFVGDGGRLRAIEMARMRLGEPDASGRPSPEPIPGSEYLVPADLAILAVGYRVERTLGDKTPGLETGRGGRIVVKDPHGLTSRLPVWAGGDCVTGANTVVHAVAAGRVAAEAIAAYLEGAPAVAGPVPRAGGG
- a CDS encoding mannose-1-phosphate guanylyltransferase encodes the protein METDRLVAVIMAGGRGERFWPLSRRARPKQLLNLDGSRSLIQQAVERVLPLTGPERVLVVTGREYADSIREQLPELPASSILVEPAGKNTAACIGLAAVHLSRVPGPWGPDPIMLVLPADHVVRDGEAFRRVVRAAAAAALRHPLVTLGIWPTRPETGYGYIELGERAAVAQGYDVYRVQRFVEKPDRVLARRYVTDGRHLWNSGMFVWRTGAIREAIATYMPALHEGLERIAAAWGGPDHARTAADVYARLDSVSIDYGVLERAREIAVIPADFGWDDAGSWPALERLFSPDEDGNVVQGGHHVGIDTSQCIVFVNGEPSRSTDPARTGRRPRLVATLGVRDLVIVETEDVTLVCAKDRAQDIKHLLAALRAGEQEAYL
- a CDS encoding Fur family transcriptional regulator, with protein sequence MLSSNGLRVTPQRLSIYEYLLSTRSHPTADEIYQALRSRFPMMSQATVYKTLELLVELGLVCELGFGDEPNRYDGNPKAHINIRCTRCHRIYDLEEPELDRLARTVQERSGFRLSGQRHEFYGVCPDCQRQR
- a CDS encoding sigma-70 family RNA polymerase sigma factor — translated: MSVSSTGTLPAASNVDPPARPLKRRSEAGGAAAAPRAGTRPRTSGRTRGASDRESSVNLLHTYLKEIGKVPLLTREQEVELAQRAEKGDVRAKARLIEANLRLVVNVAMRFVDRGVPVLDLVQEGNIGLMRAVEKYDWRKGYRFSTYATWWIVQAVRRSITDQARTIRLPAHMVETIGKVNTTATRLGHELGRDASPQEVAAQLGVDVARVEDALRVSQELVSLENPVGDDGMRVADFVGDDQTPQPDEQAARSLLKDQIREVMRQLSPTEQTVLTLRYGLDDGRPRTLEEIGRRLGVTRERIRQIQERALAHLREPARVAALDVYLS
- the nth gene encoding endonuclease III, translated to MNELSSPSPFSPAPDPVAESDEQRRERALAIVQQLERWWPEVRIPLRHGSPLQLLMATILSAQCTDATVNRVSPLLWEAYPDAAALAGADRGRLEAIIHPTGFFRQKARMIQEAARLILARFGGEVPRTMDELLTLPGVGRKTANVLLSAAALEKWPGWEPERAGMGIVVDTHVLRLARRLGLSTSPDPAAVERDLMQIVPRDRWATLPLRLIYFGRRICVARRPHCDDCPLRPLCPSGPYGGASPWLSSRGRPSATPRRKRTARRSGPSR
- a CDS encoding phosphoglucomutase/phosphomannomutase family protein, which translates into the protein MPVWGGIVGTAMQARPIRFGTDGWREVIADGYTFERVRIVAAAIARYLRETGTAARGVAVGYDARFLSDRFARAVAEVLAGAGIPVWLSTRQVPTPALAVAVVQRHLGGGVMITASHNPPEFNGVKFKPPYGGSATEAITRPVEAWANEMLVSGQGVERLALDRAIEQGLVRPFDPVEPYLERILTLVDTQAIARAGLAVVTDPMHGAARGVLAQALRRAGCRTVHAIREEANPGFGGVNPEPIEANLEALQQSVRALGSGVHAGFAVDGDGDRIGMVDETGRFVNAHQIFALLLMHLVEHRGLRGEVVKTVSTTSMVDQLASRYGLPLVETPVGFKYVCARMLEADVLIGGEESGGIGVRGHIPERDGIVSALLMAELMAGTGRTARQLVEWLEGRVGPHRYGRLDLHLEETADLGAVRRHVSEWQPDVVAGTPVVEAKRTDGLKLLLQDGSWVMLRASGTEPLVRIYAEAPDDRRVRALLEAGRHWVAQAHRDVDAGRQGQQTAGPTDGGR